The genomic stretch GGCCGGTTCTCCATCAATTATAAATATACCGACGCCCTGACACTGACCCTGGGCGCTAATATATTTGACGGAAACCATGAATATACCGATTTCGGCGCCTTCCAGAAAAATGACAATATTTATGCAAAAATTACATATGGTTACTAAGGAGATTTCTATATGAGCTTGGAAAACAGCATCAGACTTCTGGCCGGGATTTTGATATCTGCGTCGTTGGCTCTTGGCTATTTTATTTCGCCTTACTGGTTTCTGTTGACGGCCTTTGTCGGGTTTAATTTGATACAGTCGTCTTTTACCAGATTTTGTCCGGCAGAGATAATAATAGGCAAGTTGTTTTATAAAAAATAAACTATACGATTAATGATTTGGGGCGAAAATTTCGCCCCTTTTTCATGCCCGTGAAACATATCACATTTTTCAATTATATTGACATAACCGCCCGATTATCTTATCCTTGCTTGAGCCAATCATTTTATAAAAATATTTTTGCTATTGGTGACGCGATTGCGTATCACTATGCATAACTAAAACTTAAGCAATTCTGGGAACAAAGATTTATTATGATAAAAATTTTAGGAACAGATGGTACGCAGTTTTATTCTCTTCAACTAAAACCCGGGAAATACCACGTGGGGCGCAATCCTGACTCGGAACTTTCCATCAGGCATAAAACCGTCTCGAGAAATCATGCCGAGATTCATGTCAATGAAGATGGCGCAATATTTTCCCTGCTCGATCTGGATAGCCGCAACGGGACATTTGTCAATGGCAATCAGATAAGGGGGCGTGTTCCGATAAAAATCGGGGATAAGATCATGTTCGGTCACACCGAATTCAGGCTGGAAACGGTTAGCAGCGAGGATGAGGCCGCGTCTGCGAAGCCCGGGCTGAAATTTTCCGAGACGACACCACAGAATTCCGTCTTTCTATCAATCGAAGAGGCCTTGAAGCCTATGTCGAGGCGGACCACTGAAGAGCGTGAACTTCTTCCCACAATTTTTGAAATGGCCAAAATGCTGGTAATGTCGGATCCAAGAGAGGTGATGCTCGAAAAATCGCTGGGAATGATTGCAGGAGTAATTCCGGCAGAAAGACTGGCTGTTTTATTTGTCTCGGCCGACGGCGACATATACCCTGCCGCCAAGCTTCTTCCTGGCGGCCGTGATCCGGGTGAATTCAGACTGTCCCGGACGATTATTAACCAGATAATTACGCAAAAATCGGCAATTCGAATCAGTGATCCGCTACAGGACCCGTTGTATGCGCAACAGCAGTCTATCATAATGTCGGAATTAAAGTCGGCCATGGCCGCTCCGTTATTCGATGAGGGCAAGGTCCTGGGAATTTTGTATGTCGACACCAACAGCCCGCGGCATCATTATAGCGACGAGCATCTCCGGATTCTGGCCACATTCGGAAATATTATTGCATCACGTCTGCTGAATTATGAACTTCTTGAAGAAAGAGAGCAGAAGCAGATAATCGATGCCGAGCTCAGTCGGGCCTCGGGGATACAGAAGAATCTCCTCGTGACCAATCCTCCCGAAACCAAAGGTTATCGTTTATGCACCTTTCAGGAGCAATCACGCTCGGTCGGGGGGGATTTGTATGATGTCAGTCGCCTGCCCGACGGACGAACCCTTTTTCTTCTGGCCGACGTATCGGGCAAGGGAATGGGCGCGGCGCTTTTGATGGCCAATATTTTGGCTTCATTCAGGATATTGTATGATTCATCCGATTTCGATTTGTGCCGGGCTGTCCGCAGGGTTTCCGAACAGATGTATAAATTCAGCGATCCGGGGGATTTTGCCACGCTCATGATCGGGCTGCTTGATCCGAACAGCAATCAGGTCCGTTATGTTAATGCCGGACACAACCATCCCCTGCTGGTCCGGAGCGGCGGCGAAATCGAATACCTTCCGGATACCGGAATCGTTATCGGGGTGATCGACGGAATTGCCTGGGAGGAGAAAACGGTCCAATTGAATAACGATGATCTGATCTTTATCTTTACCGACGGCGTCACCGAGGCACAACGGGATGATGAGCAATATGGCGACAAGCGGATGGAAGACATTGTCGTTGCCACCAGGGACAAGATACCGCGGGAAACAGTTGACATTCTTATGAAAGATATAAATGATTTTATGGGAGATGCGCCCAGATCTGACGATATAACCATTTTGGCAATTAAAAAGGTGGAAGAATAATGTTGGAAGCCGGTCAATCTTTCGGACATTTTAAAATCATCAAGAAACTCGGCGAGGGTGGCATGGGTGAGGTGTACCTGGCCGAGGATCAAAAACTGAACCGCAATATTGCGCTGAAAATTCTTCAGCCGGCGTTTCTTGATGACGCCGACCGTTTGCAGCGTCTGATCCGGGAAGCACGAACGGCCGCCAAAAATTCACATCCCAATGTCATGGCTATATATGATTTGGATTCCGCCCGGGATGAGAGCAGCGGAAAAGATCTTAGATACATTGTCATGGAATATGTCAGCGGGCAGTCGCTGACCGATTATCTGGAAACGCGCAAGCCGGGTATTGCCGATTCGCTGCGGCTCGCCGAAAAAATCGCCGCCGGTCTGTCCGCGGCTCATAAGCTCAATATTGTCCATCGCGATATAAAGACCGACAATATCCGCATTGACGATGACGGCGATCCCAGAATTCTCGATTTCGGATTGGCCAAACCGCTGGATGCCACCTTCGCGGGGGATAATAATGATATCACCGATTCCCTGTCCAATGATCTGACCCAGGAAGGAAAGATTATGGGAACGGTGAATTATATGTCGCCGGAGCAGGCGCGGGGCGAAGCGGTGGATTCGCGGTCGGACGTATTCTCGTTCGGGATTCTGATGTACCGCATGTTCACCGGTGAATTTCCCTTTGCGGGCCAGGAGAAAGTATCCATCCTGGCCAAAATTCTGGAATCGAAGCATGCTCCCATGCGCGATAAGAATGAATCGATTCCGGCGGAGCTGGAACGGATCGTTGATAAGTGCCTGCAGAAAAATCCGAATGATCGTTATCAGGATACCCGTGATCTCGTCATCGATATCCGGAGTCTCAGGCGGCAGTTTGAAAGTTCTATATCGGATTCCAGCACGATCCTGGCAGGAAAACCGGAAGGAATGAGCAGAAGCTATATATTCAAACTCTCGCGACCCAAACGGATAGCCATTGTCCTCGTTGCCATTCTAATACCGATGTACATCATATTCAAGTCCGGGAAAGAAAGCCCTTCAACAGAGGTGCGCGGCCTTCAGGCCAAAGAAAATGCCATGGCCATTCTCGGTTTCCAGAATAAAACCGGCGATGCCGATCTGGATTGGCTTCAAGCCGGTTTACCGGAAATATTATTGACCGACCTGGCTCAGGGCGGGGCGATTAATATAATCAGCCGAAGCCGCGTTCTTGACTGCCTGGGAGATAAAATCGAAAATATCAACGAAATCGAAGTGCATAAGAAATGTATCGATGCCGCCAGGTCCCTTGGTGCCGCCACTGTTCTATCCGGGTCGTTTTATAAAATGGGGGATAATATCCGCATCGATGCTCGTCTCGAGGAAGTCGAATCCGGAAAAATAATTCTGGGAGAGAAGGTGATAGGGAGTGATCCCTTTGCCCTTGTGGACAGCCTGACTCAGAAGATCGCCACGTCGCTGAATGTCCAGGAAGTGCTGGCCAATAACAGGGGCGTCTCCGAGTTCATGTCATCGTCTCCCGAAGCCTTTCGCTACTATATACAGGGTATGGAGAAATTTTCGGCCAGCAACTATGACGAAGCCAATGTGCTGTTCGAGAAGGCTCTGGAGATTGATTCCACCTTTGCCCTTCCCTATATGAGAATCGGTATGTCATATGCCTTGCAGGCAAGAGGGATGCAGGGTGCGCCATATTTCGAAAAGGCCAAGAAATATGAAAGCAAGCTCCCGGTCAAAGAAAAGAACCTGCTGGATATTTATTCCGACCTTTGGCTGAAAGTCAGCTACGATGAAGCCCTGACCAAGATGAAGACCTTTGTAAGTAATTATCCTGATGATAAGGAAGGCCGGACATTTAATGCCGTCCTTAAATACGCTTTGCAGCGCGATACCGATGGCGCCATGGCCGAACTGGATACGGCCCTGTTGCTTGACCCGCAATATCAATTGGCCCTTATGTTTTATGTGGAATTATTTATGGAACAGAAGAAATATGATGAAGCCATAGCCAAAGCCAAATTGGTGCGTGATTATTATCCCGATTCGCCCGAGGGATACAGGGCTCTCTCGGAGATTTACTACCTGCAACAGAAGCTGGATGAGGCCATGGAAGAAGGCCGGATGCTGCTTCAAAGATTCCCGGATAATGAAATCATTTTGGGCCGCCTGATCAGTATTCAGATTCATAAGCGAAATTTCGACGAGGCGCACAAATTTAACGAATATATCAAGGAACGTCATGGTGACGATCCTTACTTGATGGTTGATTATTATTATAATCTGGCCAACTTCGATATCTGGAAGGGGCGCTTCCGGTCAGGGCTGGACAATTTGAAAAAAGCCGCGGCATTGGCCGAGCCAACCGGAGACAGCGTCCTTATTTATGGCCAATACGACCTTCTCAGCGATTATTATGAGAGCCTGGAAATGTTGGACAGCGCCTTATATTTCAATAAGAAGGGATTCGACTGGGCGACCGGCTTCCGGTCTTTCAGCTACCCGCTGATGATGGTCAAAGCTGATCCCGCAACGGAGCCCGAAGCGCGCGAGATCTTCGAAAAAGCTCTCCAGAATTTCAAGTCGCGGCTGCCTTCGGAGTTGTGGGGTATTGGGGATGTCCTGAAAGAAAGGTTTGACGCGCTTTGTGTCGGCGATACGCTCAAAATTATGGAGGCTTCGCGTAAAATGGTCGAGGAACAGAATCAGGGTTCGACAGGAAATAGAATCTCTCTTGGAAAATATTATGTATTGACCGGGCATTATGCCGAGGCCAAAAAAGAACTCGAAAATGTTACTTCTCCGACAGGCCAGAATCAAACTTCACGGGCCATAAGTTATATGACGGCGGTTTATTATCATGGCCGGGCCTGTGAGGCGCTTGGCGATACGGAAACGGCTGTTGCTGATTACCGTGAGGTTCTCAAGTACTGGGGCCAGGCCGATATGAAGCTCGACTTGATCACCGACTCCCGCGCCCGCCTGGATAAGCTGATAAGTTGATTAAGAATGACATTACGCTCTCGTACTTGGTCCGGGAATAAAATATGAAAAATAAAGAAACAGTCAGGGCCGGATACAATGCAATTGCCAATGCCTACCTGGCCACCCGTAAACCGGATTCCGAAGATGTGCGACTGCTTGATGAGCTTGTCCAGCGGCTCCCGCGAGGCGCGCGGGTTCTTGATGCCGGTTGCGGCGCCGGTGTACCTGTGGCCCAGTACTTAAGTCGCTATTTTGATGTTGTAGGTGTCGATTTCGCCGAGGCACAGCTTCAACTGGCGCGTCAACTGGTTCCACAGGCACAGTTCGTGTGCCAGGACCTCACGGAATTAAGCTTTCCCGACGCTACTATCGACGCCATCTGTTCCTACTATGCCATTATTCATATTCCCCGAAAAGAGCATGAGGCGATCCTCAATGATTTCTATCGGTTGCTTAAGCCATCCGGTCTGGCTCTGTTATGCTTGGGGGCCGATGATCTGGAAGATGACATCGTCGAAGATTATCTTGGCGCCCGGATGTATTGGAGCCATTACGATGCCGAGACAAATCTGGGCATGATCAAAGCCTGTGGATTTGAATTAATCTGGTCGAAAATAGTGGCCGATGCCACTTCGCCCGGTTCGGGCCACCTCTTCGTTCTGATACAGAAAAAACCTGCCTGACAGCGGCGCTTATCCACTCGCTTCCTTTCTTGCTTTACCTTACATTACTTCCATCCCTGCGGCTTCACCAAATGGAGATTCCGGGCGTTATTAAAACTCTTGCGTTTCAATTCGAATCTGTGTAATTTCCGGCCGTAAAGCTGTCTGCCGGAGTGGTGGAATTGGTAGACACCAGGGACTTAAAATCCCTTGGATCGCAAGGTCCGTGCCGGTTCGAGTCCGGCCTCCGGCATTGATTATTTTATCTGGAAAGCAATCGACTCTTAATTCCTAAGATTTCGTTTACCAGGGCCGAATCCTCGCCGACCTCAAGATACCTGTCAAAGAAGAAAATCGCTTTGGAAGTATCGCCGAATTTAAGGCCGCTCAGGCCGAATTTGTAATAAAGCCCGTATGGATAAACCTTTGCCCTGCCGGGAATAAGGCCGAAGTAATAACGGGCCGAGTCTGCCTTGCCCCGCTCATAGAAATAATTGGCGATTTCGAAATAGGGAAAAGGATTGATGGCATCATAACGGATGCTTCGGCTAAACAGCTCCAGCGCCCTGTCCGGTTGGCCAAGTTTCTGGTAAATGTCCCCCATAAAATAGTTGTTTTCCGAATTGTAGGGATTCAGGGCGTCGGCGATTTTGAAGTTCTCCAAAGCCGGTTCATATTTGCCGCGCGCCAGCTGGACTCTGGCCTTAAGCTGATAACCCCTGAAAAAGGACCGGTTCTCTTCGATGGCTTTATCGATCAACTTTTCCGCGCCATCAAGATTGCCCGCCAGAAGGTATCCTTCGCTCTGCCGGACCATTTCAGTTTCCGGATAATTAGCCGCGCAGAATTTTTTCAGCTGTTCCGCTTCACCCGGTGATCCTTGTTCCCGAAGCATCGAAACCATCGTATAAAGCCCGGTCCGGCCATGCTTGGGATCTTGTTTCATAATATCAATCGCATATCGTCTCAAACCGTCGGGAGAATTGTTGAGCGTCAGCCAGGGGATAAAAATAGACAGATTCAAGACTATCAGCAGGAGTGTGGCCGGTTGAAAGCTCTTATTAGATTCGTAATAAACAGTCCACAGGTATATGCCGGCTAATTGCGCGGGAATCAGCATGGTCGAAAACAG from candidate division Zixibacteria bacterium HGW-Zixibacteria-1 encodes the following:
- a CDS encoding DUF2892 domain-containing protein, which translates into the protein MSLENSIRLLAGILISASLALGYFISPYWFLLTAFVGFNLIQSSFTRFCPAEIIIGKLFYKK
- a CDS encoding methyltransferase type 11, with translation MKNKETVRAGYNAIANAYLATRKPDSEDVRLLDELVQRLPRGARVLDAGCGAGVPVAQYLSRYFDVVGVDFAEAQLQLARQLVPQAQFVCQDLTELSFPDATIDAICSYYAIIHIPRKEHEAILNDFYRLLKPSGLALLCLGADDLEDDIVEDYLGARMYWSHYDAETNLGMIKACGFELIWSKIVADATSPGSGHLFVLIQKKPA